A single window of Magnetococcus marinus MC-1 DNA harbors:
- the grxD gene encoding Grx4 family monothiol glutaredoxin produces MSDIQATIQEHVNSHAVVLYMKGNPSFPQCGFSGAAAKMLAACDLSNDDFLAVDVLMNPDIREGIKAFANWPTIPQLYIKGQFVGGADIMREMYQSGDLKTQLDAALGR; encoded by the coding sequence ATGAGTGATATACAAGCGACCATTCAAGAGCACGTTAATAGCCACGCCGTGGTGCTCTATATGAAAGGTAATCCGAGTTTTCCCCAGTGTGGTTTTTCGGGGGCTGCCGCTAAAATGCTGGCTGCCTGCGATCTATCCAATGATGATTTTTTAGCGGTTGATGTGCTGATGAATCCAGACATTCGTGAGGGGATTAAGGCGTTTGCCAACTGGCCCACCATTCCCCAGCTCTATATCAAGGGACAGTTTGTCGGTGGTGCTGATATCATGCGGGAGATGTACCAGAGTGGTGATCTAAAAACCCAACTAGACGCCGCCCTGGGCCGTTAA
- a CDS encoding BolA family protein, translated as MEVENVKALIEAGLSCDYIHVDGDGRHFEATIVSPEFCADAGMVQQHQRVYRVLGEHMKEAIHALSLKTYTPEKWAQQKR; from the coding sequence ATGGAAGTTGAAAACGTCAAAGCGCTTATTGAAGCAGGTTTATCCTGTGACTATATCCATGTTGATGGCGATGGCCGCCATTTTGAGGCAACCATTGTCAGCCCCGAGTTTTGTGCAGATGCCGGTATGGTGCAACAACATCAACGGGTTTACCGGGTTCTGGGTGAACATATGAAAGAGGCGATTCATGCGCTCTCCTTAAAAACCTATACCCCTGAAAAGTGGGCCCAGCAGAAGCGCTAA
- a CDS encoding cytochrome c1, whose translation MNLKKALALSALVLGLAVAPQMATASGNAVELPNEEWSHLGPFGKFDKAQIKRGIQVATEVCMGCHSIKYLKFDQLRQFGITEDEVNNMAGNYNATKLDKMLTGLAPEDAKESYGTVPPDLSLMTKARKGYENYLYGILTGYLTDDEAAKVSEASEDGNVTDEEAKHLAEVLHMDPHNLEAVRKAVTRINGGDNFNKYFAGHFFAMPKPMGANQVEYADGTKATLEQQAKDVTAFLAWASEPNLEKRKATGKYVILYLLLLTGMLYAVKRRIWSRIH comes from the coding sequence ATGAATCTCAAGAAAGCACTTGCACTCTCCGCTCTGGTTTTGGGTCTGGCTGTCGCACCCCAGATGGCCACTGCATCCGGTAATGCGGTGGAGCTGCCCAATGAAGAGTGGAGTCATCTCGGGCCTTTCGGTAAGTTTGACAAGGCTCAAATTAAACGCGGTATTCAGGTTGCGACGGAAGTGTGCATGGGTTGCCACTCCATCAAATATCTGAAGTTTGACCAACTTCGTCAGTTTGGTATCACTGAGGATGAGGTCAATAATATGGCGGGCAACTACAATGCCACCAAGTTGGACAAAATGCTCACGGGCTTAGCCCCTGAGGATGCAAAAGAGTCTTATGGCACCGTACCGCCAGATCTGTCGTTAATGACCAAAGCCCGTAAGGGTTATGAGAACTATCTCTACGGTATTTTGACCGGTTATCTGACCGATGATGAGGCTGCTAAGGTATCTGAAGCCAGTGAAGATGGTAATGTGACCGATGAAGAGGCCAAGCACTTGGCTGAAGTTCTGCACATGGATCCCCATAATCTGGAAGCCGTGCGTAAGGCTGTTACCCGCATCAATGGTGGGGACAACTTTAACAAGTATTTCGCCGGTCACTTTTTTGCCATGCCCAAGCCCATGGGGGCCAATCAGGTTGAGTATGCCGATGGCACCAAAGCAACCTTAGAGCAACAAGCTAAGGATGTGACTGCTTTCCTAGCTTGGGCTTCTGAGCCTAACCTAGAAAAGCGTAAAGCGACGGGTAAATATGTCATCCTCTATCTGCTGCTGCTCACCGGTATGCTCTATGCGGTTAAGCGTCGCATCTGGTCGCGCATTCACTAA